The following are encoded in a window of Longimicrobiaceae bacterium genomic DNA:
- a CDS encoding tetratricopeptide repeat protein: MTDRIEALQRMVQARPHDPRARFGLALEYERLERWEEAVEQLRLYLEATDDEGNAYGRLARALVRLGREDEAREAYRQGIEAAYRHGHPTMAGEFEDELDAL, encoded by the coding sequence GTGACCGACCGGATCGAGGCGCTACAACGGATGGTGCAGGCGCGCCCCCATGACCCGCGCGCGCGATTCGGACTGGCGCTGGAGTACGAGCGGCTGGAGCGTTGGGAGGAGGCAGTAGAGCAGCTTCGGCTCTACCTGGAAGCTACGGACGACGAGGGGAACGCATACGGACGCCTCGCCCGGGCTCTCGTTCGGCTCGGGCGAGAAGACGAAGCCCGAGAGGCCTACCGACAGGGGATCGAGGCGGCATACCGTCACGGACATCCCACCATGGCCGGTGAGTTCGAGGACGAGCTCGACGCGCTGTGA
- a CDS encoding LD-carboxypeptidase translates to MAPAGPLAEEAVDRALDRLERWGWRPLLGRNSRGRWGYLSGTDDERLADLQAAIDSEENDAIWFLRGGYGTMRIVDRVDWRPLVRRPRPVIGFSDNTVLHLALQRAGVVSFHGPHPAVETLPPFSIELLHRAVTLAEPLGQLPLPEEGEGVETVVEGVAEGPLVGGNLVLLAATVGTFWALRTRGALLFFEEVGEATYRLDRLLTQLRLSGALDGVKGILVGALSECPDEGAPNTPALSDLLRDRLGDLGVPVARGFPFGHQPYNWTLPLGVRARLDATAGTVEILEPAVAPRALGES, encoded by the coding sequence GTGGCCCCCGCGGGGCCGCTCGCGGAGGAGGCGGTGGACCGCGCCCTCGACCGCCTCGAGCGCTGGGGATGGCGGCCACTTCTGGGGCGCAACTCCCGCGGCCGGTGGGGGTATCTCTCGGGAACGGACGATGAAAGACTGGCCGACCTGCAGGCCGCGATCGACTCGGAGGAGAACGACGCGATCTGGTTCCTGAGGGGAGGCTACGGCACGATGCGCATCGTCGATCGCGTCGATTGGCGGCCGCTCGTGCGACGTCCGCGCCCGGTGATCGGCTTCAGCGACAACACCGTGCTGCACCTGGCGCTGCAGCGCGCCGGGGTCGTCTCTTTCCACGGTCCTCATCCCGCGGTCGAGACGCTGCCTCCCTTTTCGATCGAGCTCCTGCATCGGGCGGTTACCCTGGCGGAGCCGCTGGGACAGCTGCCGCTGCCGGAGGAGGGCGAGGGCGTGGAGACGGTGGTGGAAGGAGTGGCCGAAGGTCCGTTGGTGGGTGGGAACCTGGTGCTGCTCGCCGCGACCGTCGGAACTTTCTGGGCACTGCGGACGCGGGGCGCGCTGCTGTTCTTCGAGGAGGTGGGGGAGGCCACCTACCGCCTGGACCGATTGCTCACCCAGTTGCGCCTTTCCGGCGCGCTGGATGGTGTGAAGGGGATCCTGGTTGGCGCGCTGAGTGAGTGCCCTGACGAGGGTGCGCCGAACACCCCGGCGCTCTCCGACCTGCTCAGGGATCGCCTCGGTGACCTCGGCGTTCCCGTGGCGCGGGGCTTTCCGTTCGGGCATCAGCCCTACAACTGGACGCTGCCACTCGGGGTGAGAGCGCGCCTCGACGCCACTGCCGGAACCGTGGAGATTCTCGAGCCGGCGGTGGCG